The following coding sequences lie in one Megalodesulfovibrio gigas DSM 1382 = ATCC 19364 genomic window:
- a CDS encoding universal stress protein yields the protein MIAAPHVQTIIAAVDMSPVTAKVVGWAMAQARAFNAQLELLYVTTPEPDFIGYAPGPQHERNAVACRMQDEQRALAALKAQVAAQGLKVSEHVFPGVPEDKILQEAHRLQADLIICGRHDHDFFYRLFVGSVGEELLKRSPCPILFVPADPLSETDTAA from the coding sequence GTGATTGCTGCCCCGCACGTGCAGACCATCATCGCCGCTGTGGACATGAGCCCGGTGACCGCCAAGGTGGTGGGCTGGGCCATGGCCCAGGCCAGGGCCTTCAACGCCCAGCTGGAACTGCTCTATGTCACCACGCCGGAGCCGGACTTCATCGGCTACGCCCCTGGCCCCCAGCATGAACGCAACGCCGTGGCCTGCCGCATGCAGGACGAGCAGCGCGCCCTGGCGGCCCTCAAAGCCCAGGTGGCTGCCCAGGGCCTGAAGGTGAGCGAACACGTGTTCCCGGGCGTGCCCGAGGACAAGATTCTGCAGGAAGCCCATCGCCTGCAGGCAGACCTCATCATCTGTGGCCGCCACGACCACGACTTCTTCTATCGCCTCTTCGTGGGCAGTGTGGGCGAGGAGCTGCTCAAACGCTCCCCCTGTCCCATCCTGTTCGTGCCGGCCGACCCCCTGTCCGAGACCGACACGGCGGCGTAG